The Bacillus carboniphilus genome contains a region encoding:
- a CDS encoding glycohydrolase toxin TNT-related protein (This protein contains a domain related to Tuberculosis Necrotizing Toxin, which is the C-terminal effector domain of outer membrane channel protein CpnT, and which has a lethal NAD+-glycohydrolase activity.), producing MHFSTLGRLYSWISDTLFLAFTHAYHNLKYFNQETGDINWPGANGDPNVDGFVNGEYVIETLEPGKMIDRYGSNPSGQYFSPAGSSYESRELPPFMSEQPFI from the coding sequence ATGCACTTCTCAACACTTGGACGGTTGTATAGTTGGATTTCTGACACGCTGTTTTTGGCGTTTACACACGCATACCATAACCTTAAATATTTCAATCAGGAAACGGGAGACATAAATTGGCCAGGTGCAAATGGTGATCCAAATGTAGATGGTTTTGTAAATGGGGAATATGTAATTGAAACACTAGAACCGGGGAAAATGATTGATCGATATGGAAGTAACCCTAGTGGCCAGTATTTTTCTCCAGCAGGATCCAGCTATGAAAGTAGAGAGTTGCCTCCTTTTATGTCTGAACAACCATTTATATAA
- a CDS encoding TNT domain-containing protein has protein sequence MKQIDGRKGTVQFVKDVKNGAVLFLDGAKGGFKRLTSPDGNFAFPMNGPRNVLDSQFVNNNLSHVMSSVSRVDGKDSTMTKAKLGEVEGSRKSDHVISDQDRERLKGWAFPPSDELYVKYKHVYGNPEFFNQETGDINWPGTNGDPNIDDFVNGEFEIETLEPGKMIDRYGSNPGGQYFSPAGSSYESRALPPFMSKEPYTKYKVLKEFEVKSGLIAPWFDEVGYGIQFNTSLKIYDELGKPYDATVKNLEKLNYIEAISE, from the coding sequence ATGAAGCAGATAGATGGAAGGAAAGGAACCGTTCAGTTTGTCAAAGACGTTAAGAATGGAGCGGTCTTGTTTTTAGATGGTGCCAAAGGTGGTTTCAAAAGACTAACCAGTCCAGATGGAAACTTTGCCTTTCCGATGAATGGGCCAAGGAATGTGCTAGATTCTCAGTTTGTGAACAATAACCTTAGTCATGTTATGAGTTCGGTAAGTAGAGTGGATGGTAAGGACTCTACTATGACGAAGGCGAAATTGGGAGAGGTTGAAGGAAGTAGGAAAAGTGATCATGTTATCTCTGATCAAGATAGGGAAAGGCTTAAAGGGTGGGCTTTTCCTCCGAGTGATGAGTTATATGTAAAATATAAACACGTATATGGTAATCCTGAATTTTTTAATCAGGAAACAGGAGACATAAATTGGCCAGGGACAAATGGTGATCCAAATATAGATGACTTTGTAAATGGGGAATTTGAAATTGAAACACTAGAACCGGGGAAAATGATTGATCGATATGGTAGTAACCCTGGTGGTCAGTATTTTTCTCCAGCAGGATCCAGCTATGAAAGTAGAGCGTTGCCACCTTTTATGTCAAAAGAACCATATACTAAGTATAAAGTTCTTAAAGAATTTGAAGTTAAGTCCGGTTTGATAGCACCATGGTTTGATGAGGTTGGGTATGGTATACAGTTCAATACAAGTTTGAAGATTTATGATGAACTAGGTAAGCCATACGATGCAACAGTCAAAAACTTAGAAAAGTTAAATTATATAGAGGCTATAAGTGAATAA
- a CDS encoding DUF4176 domain-containing protein has product MEQDLNKQLKMFTIEKIHQLTVLSADDQLINDWPVIKEFMDLFLEDRAVFQHLYDTYRYKLESIDIVSQDIDLYYRIENGKHTIAFLDKKLAFDEAFYVQFLSYSIEIMREVLPLGSVVELDPRFFESESASSATKVVITKRFIAPKNFQSYFPYAGVVYPVGQIKKEAEISFTYPLIKRVIHHGFKDEQEEAFELLMKKELILEKSMRSIEFSHVDMRKLQEAGEIR; this is encoded by the coding sequence ATGGAACAAGATTTAAATAAGCAACTTAAAATGTTCACAATCGAAAAGATTCATCAGCTTACGGTTTTATCGGCGGATGATCAGCTGATTAATGACTGGCCAGTAATCAAAGAGTTTATGGATTTGTTTTTGGAAGATCGAGCTGTTTTTCAACATTTATATGATACGTATCGATATAAACTCGAATCCATCGACATTGTCAGTCAAGATATTGATCTTTATTATCGAATAGAAAATGGCAAACATACCATCGCTTTCTTGGACAAAAAGTTAGCATTCGATGAGGCTTTTTACGTACAATTTTTGTCTTATTCAATCGAAATTATGCGAGAAGTGTTGCCGTTAGGTTCGGTCGTTGAGTTAGACCCACGATTTTTTGAATCAGAATCGGCTTCTTCAGCTACGAAAGTCGTCATTACAAAACGATTTATCGCACCGAAAAATTTCCAATCTTATTTCCCTTACGCGGGTGTCGTCTATCCGGTAGGACAAATTAAAAAAGAGGCAGAGATTTCTTTTACGTATCCGTTAATTAAACGTGTCATTCATCATGGATTCAAAGATGAGCAAGAAGAGGCGTTCGAATTATTGATGAAAAAAGAATTGATCTTAGAAAAAAGTATGAGATCGATTGAGTTTTCTCATGTGGATATGAGGAAGTTACAAGAAGCAGGTGAGATACGTTGA
- a CDS encoding TNT domain-containing protein: MKQGTVQFVKDVKNGAVLFLDGARGGFKRLTNPDGNFAYAMNGPRNVLDSQFVNNNLSHVMSSVSRVDGKDSTMTKTKLGEVEGSRKSDHVISDQDRERLKGWAFPPSDELYVKYKHVYDNPEFFNQETGDINWPGTNGDPNIDGFVNGEFEIETLEPGKMIDRYGSNPSGQYFSPAGSSYESRALPPFMSEQPYTKYKVLKEFEVKSGIIAPWFDEVGNGIQYNTQIEIIDIDGIKYKATVENLLDLDYIEEISD; encoded by the coding sequence GTGAAGCAAGGAACCGTTCAGTTTGTCAAAGACGTTAAGAACGGAGCAGTCTTGTTTTTAGATGGTGCTAGAGGCGGTTTCAAAAGACTAACCAATCCAGATGGAAACTTTGCCTATGCGATGAATGGGCCAAGGAATGTGCTAGATTCTCAGTTTGTGAACAATAACCTCAGTCATGTTATGAGTTCGGTAAGTAGAGTGGATGGTAAGGACTCTACTATGACGAAGACGAAATTGGGAGAGGTTGAAGGAAGCAGGAAAAGTGACCATGTTATTTCTGATCAAGATAGGGAAAGGCTTAAGGGGTGGGCTTTTCCTCCAAGTGATGAGTTATATGTAAAATATAAACACGTATATGATAATCCTGAATTTTTTAATCAGGAAACAGGAGACATAAATTGGCCAGGGACAAATGGTGATCCAAATATAGATGGCTTTGTAAATGGGGAATTTGAAATTGAAACACTAGAACCGGGGAAAATGATTGATCGATATGGAAGTAACCCTAGTGGTCAGTATTTTTCTCCAGCAGGCTCCAGCTATGAAAGTAGAGCGTTGCCACCTTTTATGTCTGAACAACCCTATACTAAGTATAAAGTTCTTAAAGAATTTGAAGTTAAATCAGGAATCATCGCTCCATGGTTTGACGAAGTAGGGAATGGTATACAGTACAATACCCAAATAGAGATAATTGATATAGATGGTATAAAATATAAAGCTACCGTAGAAAATTTACTTGATTTAGATTATATTGAAGAGATATCTGATTGA
- a CDS encoding IS3 family transposase has translation MREKVSKTELAATIEKYKDQHPIQALCEVLDIPRSTYYQSLHETESNRDRENKELTKEMIEIHTDSKKRYGAPKIHMELEKRIFRESKKSSKANEKVGIRSIIQRKYRPYTSQHQVTEQGNLLNRDFTTTTINEKWVGDITYIHTIKDGWCYLASVMDLHSKKIIGYAFSKTMTTDLVIKALNHAYETQSPKKELIFHSDLGSQYTSEEFAESIRSKGIKHSFSRKGCPYDNACIESFHAILKKEEVHQVKYLNYQSANMALFQYIEGWYNRKRIHGSIGYRTPQEVEDSIRACA, from the coding sequence ATTCGCGAAAAAGTAAGTAAAACTGAGTTAGCCGCTACGATTGAAAAGTATAAAGATCAACACCCTATACAAGCACTGTGTGAAGTCTTAGATATTCCAAGAAGTACGTATTATCAATCACTACATGAAACAGAGTCTAATCGTGATCGTGAGAACAAGGAACTAACCAAAGAAATGATAGAAATTCATACAGATAGTAAAAAACGGTACGGAGCACCCAAAATTCATATGGAACTCGAAAAAAGGATTTTCCGTGAGTCTAAAAAGAGTTCAAAGGCTAATGAAAAAGTTGGAATCCGCTCCATTATACAAAGGAAATATCGCCCTTATACTAGTCAGCACCAAGTAACAGAACAAGGAAACTTATTAAACCGAGACTTTACCACCACAACGATTAATGAAAAATGGGTGGGAGATATTACGTATATCCATACGATTAAAGATGGTTGGTGCTACTTAGCTTCAGTGATGGATTTACATTCTAAGAAAATCATAGGTTATGCCTTTTCAAAAACGATGACGACAGACCTAGTGATAAAAGCACTGAATCATGCGTATGAAACGCAATCTCCTAAAAAGGAGCTCATCTTTCATTCGGATTTAGGCTCTCAATATACAAGTGAAGAATTTGCAGAATCCATCCGTTCCAAGGGGATCAAACATTCATTTAGCCGTAAAGGTTGCCCATATGATAATGCTTGTATTGAATCATTTCACGCCATTTTGAAAAAAGAAGAAGTCCATCAAGTTAAATACCTGAACTATCAATCGGCTAACATGGCTTTATTTCAATATATTGAAGGCTGGTACAATCGAAAAAGAATCCATGGAAGTATCGGGTATCGAACTCCACAAGAAGTAGAAGACAGCATTCGGGCATGCGCATAG
- a CDS encoding DNA/RNA non-specific endonuclease, which produces MKRGTVQLVKDVKNGAVLFLDGARGGFRRLTNPDGNFAYAMNGPRNVLDSQFVNNNLSHVMSSVNRVDGKDSTMTKAKLGEVEGSRKSDHDDLNEIKEVDFGKHIIRGKNGKKELLPDAKYVTNDNYKYITDEYGRIINVEAPVLVLKKADRNKYAQANVGGKDRLPDDGGHLIGAQFNGPSDIDNLVAQNSQINRRGGVWYEMETEWANALKERPPKKVSVSIEPIYYNNSVRPYSFLVEYEIEGQFPVIREIANKPGG; this is translated from the coding sequence GTGAAGCGAGGAACCGTTCAGCTTGTCAAAGACGTTAAAAACGGAGCGGTCTTGTTTTTAGATGGTGCTAGAGGCGGCTTCAGAAGACTAACCAATCCAGATGGAAACTTTGCCTATGCGATGAATGGACCAAGGAATGTGCTAGATTCTCAGTTTGTGAACAATAACCTTAGTCATGTTATGAGTTCGGTAAATAGAGTGGATGGTAAGGATTCTACTATGACGAAGGCGAAATTGGGAGAGGTTGAAGGAAGTAGGAAAAGTGATCATGATGATTTAAATGAAATTAAAGAAGTTGATTTTGGGAAACACATTATAAGAGGTAAAAATGGGAAGAAAGAGCTTCTTCCTGATGCAAAATATGTAACAAATGATAACTATAAATATATTACTGATGAATACGGTCGTATTATTAATGTAGAAGCCCCTGTTCTTGTATTGAAAAAAGCCGATAGGAACAAATATGCTCAGGCAAATGTAGGAGGAAAAGACAGACTTCCTGATGACGGTGGACACTTAATAGGCGCCCAATTTAATGGTCCTTCTGACATTGATAATCTTGTAGCTCAAAATAGTCAAATTAATAGAAGAGGTGGTGTTTGGTATGAGATGGAGACTGAATGGGCTAATGCTTTAAAAGAGAGGCCGCCTAAAAAAGTCTCTGTTAGCATAGAACCTATATATTATAATAATTCAGTAAGACCTTACTCTTTTCTAGTTGAATATGAAATTGAAGGACAATTTCCGGTTATTAGGGAGATCGCAAATAAACCAGGGGGATGA
- a CDS encoding 2'-5' RNA ligase family protein, with product MSLNKPKYFGDNILYLSVNSNNLPKLHQEIVQEISPSEDLIKQYFELDAFIPHLTLGIEQYGGNISTGLSKKELKEMERLADKE from the coding sequence GTGTCATTAAATAAGCCAAAGTATTTTGGAGATAACATTTTATATTTGAGTGTTAACTCAAATAATTTACCCAAATTGCATCAAGAAATAGTGCAAGAAATTTCACCGTCTGAAGACTTAATAAAACAGTATTTTGAACTCGATGCCTTTATACCTCACTTAACTCTGGGGATAGAACAATACGGAGGAAACATTTCCACTGGACTCTCTAAAAAAGAACTAAAAGAAATGGAAAGATTAGCGGACAAAGAATGA
- a CDS encoding TNT domain-containing protein (This protein contains a domain related to Tuberculosis Necrotizing Toxin, which is the C-terminal effector domain of outer membrane channel protein CpnT, and which has a lethal NAD+-glycohydrolase activity.) yields MTFKRDLKINYGVLDGIIEQLYVYKRALENMEAALAKIFLFASQNQGKSIDSWVDRMDESKEYIKGYQEQIDDLLNLFENYVDETTSYISPLSRQAMMRVDRNDIWVNLRQMEQGISWNVPKAKQVANSKPSYSFFDDPTDSEIEKSKSNQHKLQQIEAEISNTERFLKQRMDELWRLYDTKVKQFENVDDDYGTKAVRVKNRYTNFFEGIWDSVEKDANNIYSFVKGFSVALYEIGEGILTIVKDAGVIYLSQEIPDSIEPEWLQKTANETVEKYAASLKQIIEDPMSVVESIGQSVSDTYEEEGVMYVAGSASTSFIPLVGQVGKASKVGKLASKVDANKPVSGTIKPKTQDLVGSHPAFQGVKQGTVQFVKDVKNGAVLFLDGARGGFKRLNNPDGNFAYAMNGPRNVLDSQFVNNNLSHVMSSVNRVDGKDSTMTKTKLEEVEGSRKSDHVISDQDRERLKGWAFPPSDELYVKYKHVYDNPEFFNQETGDINWPGTNGDPNIDGFVNGEFEIETLEPGKMIDRYGSNPSGQYFSPAGSSYESRALPPFMSEQPYTKYKVLKEFKVKSGLIAPWFDEVGEGIQYNSTMDIFDIYGQPYEATVQNLKDLKYIEEIKD; encoded by the coding sequence ATGACCTTTAAAAGGGATTTGAAAATTAATTATGGAGTGTTGGACGGAATTATTGAACAACTCTATGTGTATAAACGAGCCCTTGAAAATATGGAAGCGGCTTTAGCAAAAATATTTCTTTTTGCCTCTCAAAATCAAGGAAAAAGTATAGATTCATGGGTTGATAGAATGGATGAATCGAAAGAGTACATAAAAGGGTATCAAGAACAGATTGATGATCTATTAAATTTATTCGAGAATTACGTTGATGAAACAACTTCGTATATCTCACCATTATCGAGACAAGCAATGATGAGAGTCGATCGTAATGATATATGGGTGAATTTACGTCAAATGGAACAAGGGATTTCTTGGAATGTACCTAAAGCAAAACAAGTTGCAAACAGTAAGCCTTCCTATTCCTTTTTTGACGACCCAACGGACAGTGAAATAGAAAAAAGTAAAAGCAACCAACATAAGTTGCAACAAATTGAAGCTGAAATAAGCAATACAGAACGGTTTTTGAAGCAGCGAATGGATGAACTATGGAGATTGTATGATACAAAGGTCAAACAGTTTGAAAATGTCGACGATGATTATGGAACGAAAGCCGTTCGTGTAAAGAATCGATATACAAACTTTTTCGAGGGTATATGGGATTCAGTTGAAAAGGATGCAAATAATATTTATTCTTTTGTGAAGGGATTTTCTGTTGCGCTTTATGAAATCGGTGAAGGGATATTGACCATTGTTAAGGATGCCGGAGTGATCTATCTTTCCCAAGAGATACCAGATTCAATTGAACCAGAATGGTTACAGAAAACCGCCAATGAGACAGTGGAAAAGTATGCAGCTTCCCTTAAACAAATCATTGAAGACCCTATGAGTGTAGTGGAGTCGATTGGCCAGTCTGTTTCAGATACGTATGAAGAGGAAGGGGTCATGTATGTTGCAGGAAGTGCCTCCACCTCATTCATTCCTTTAGTGGGACAGGTAGGAAAGGCATCAAAAGTAGGAAAACTAGCAAGCAAAGTGGACGCAAATAAACCGGTTTCTGGTACAATAAAACCAAAGACTCAGGACCTAGTCGGAAGCCACCCTGCTTTCCAAGGAGTGAAGCAAGGAACCGTTCAGTTTGTCAAAGACGTTAAAAACGGAGCGGTCTTGTTTTTAGATGGTGCTAGAGGCGGTTTCAAAAGACTAAATAATCCAGATGGAAACTTTGCCTATGCGATGAATGGGCCAAGGAATGTGCTAGATTCTCAGTTTGTGAACAATAACCTCAGTCATGTTATGAGTTCGGTAAATAGAGTGGATGGTAAGGACTCTACTATGACGAAGACCAAATTGGAAGAGGTTGAAGGAAGCAGGAAAAGTGATCATGTTATTTCTGATCAAGATAGGGAAAGGCTTAAAGGGTGGGCTTTTCCTCCAAGTGATGAGTTATATGTAAAATATAAACACGTATATGATAATCCTGAATTTTTTAATCAGGAAACAGGAGACATAAATTGGCCAGGGACAAATGGTGATCCAAATATAGATGGCTTTGTAAATGGGGAATTTGAAATTGAAACACTAGAACCGGGGAAAATGATTGATCGATATGGAAGTAACCCTAGTGGTCAGTATTTTTCTCCAGCAGGCTCCAGCTATGAAAGTAGAGCGTTGCCACCTTTTATGTCTGAACAACCCTATACTAAGTATAAAGTTCTTAAAGAGTTTAAAGTAAAGTCTGGTTTGATTGCACCATGGTTTGATGAAGTGGGTGAAGGAATACAGTATAATTCTACAATGGATATATTTGATATTTATGGTCAACCATATGAGGCTACAGTACAAAATTTAAAAGATTTGAAGTACATTGAAGAAATAAAAGATTAG
- a CDS encoding immunity protein YezG family protein produces MGLEIALNKLYTEIAQQVNDIIPVEWDSFYFNGEVKEREGGVFFFFTPKGDEEYIFSHYIPKIYNMDKKTYNRELHKLFELTVELQKVFIENDQEPWFSVTIIVNKDRKLNVYFDYRNWRESEFGPADRISYFEYKYICKEKKKEDIELMLKMKEFEESQK; encoded by the coding sequence ATGGGTTTAGAAATAGCATTGAACAAGCTATACACTGAAATTGCTCAACAAGTAAATGATATAATTCCAGTTGAATGGGATAGTTTTTATTTTAATGGAGAAGTTAAAGAGAGAGAAGGAGGAGTCTTCTTCTTTTTTACACCAAAGGGTGATGAAGAATATATATTTTCTCATTATATACCTAAAATTTATAATATGGATAAAAAGACCTATAATAGAGAGTTACATAAATTATTTGAACTAACAGTAGAATTGCAAAAGGTTTTTATTGAAAATGATCAAGAACCATGGTTTTCAGTGACTATAATAGTCAATAAAGATAGGAAATTAAATGTATATTTTGATTATAGAAACTGGCGAGAAAGTGAGTTTGGACCAGCAGATAGAATCAGCTATTTTGAATATAAGTATATTTGTAAAGAAAAGAAAAAAGAGGATATTGAGTTAATGTTAAAAATGAAGGAGTTTGAAGAAAGTCAAAAATAA
- a CDS encoding alanine/glycine:cation symporter family protein, with translation MQPVVDFLNGLLWSKVLIVALLGIGIYFTFSTKFVQFRYIKEMVRLLTEKLPEGEKGKSISSFKSFCIGAATRIGTGNLAGVAVAISLGGPGAIFWMWVVALLGGATALIESTLAQVYKVKDQAAFRGGPAYYIEKGLNKRWLGIIFAILIAVTFGLIFNSVQSNTIALAFENAFGMNKLMIGIIITVLTGFVIFGGVHRIANLSSVIVPVMAILYIVIATVVMILNITELPSVFSLIFKSAFGLEQAVGGGIGAAIMNGVKRGLFSNEAGMGSAPNAAAVATTSHPVKQGLIQSLGVFIDTILVCSATAFIIILAPEYTTGDTSGIELLQSSLSSHIGSWASVFIAAAIFLFAFSSIIGSYYYGETNIEFIKESKTALFIFRVATMAMVLIGSVLSLGFVWSLADLFMAVMTLINLVAIALLGKVAFNVLKDYEKQRKEGKDPVFDPSQLNISNAEAWEEEKPSKRAVV, from the coding sequence ATGCAACCAGTAGTTGATTTTTTAAATGGATTGTTATGGTCGAAAGTGCTTATAGTAGCGTTATTGGGTATTGGAATTTATTTTACGTTTTCAACTAAATTTGTTCAGTTTAGATATATTAAAGAAATGGTTCGTCTTCTGACAGAAAAACTACCTGAGGGTGAAAAAGGAAAATCAATCTCTTCCTTTAAATCCTTTTGTATAGGTGCAGCAACTCGAATCGGAACAGGAAACTTAGCTGGGGTTGCCGTAGCGATTTCTCTTGGAGGACCGGGTGCGATTTTCTGGATGTGGGTTGTCGCTTTACTTGGAGGAGCAACGGCTTTGATTGAAAGTACACTTGCTCAAGTTTACAAAGTAAAAGATCAAGCCGCTTTCCGTGGTGGACCTGCGTATTATATTGAAAAAGGACTAAATAAAAGATGGTTAGGCATTATTTTTGCGATCTTGATCGCTGTCACATTTGGACTTATTTTTAACTCTGTTCAAAGCAATACGATTGCTCTTGCTTTTGAAAATGCTTTTGGAATGAATAAACTAATGATAGGTATTATTATTACGGTTTTAACGGGTTTTGTTATCTTTGGTGGGGTTCATCGAATTGCGAATTTATCAAGTGTAATTGTTCCGGTCATGGCGATTCTTTATATCGTGATCGCAACAGTTGTTATGATTTTGAATATTACTGAGCTTCCCTCTGTTTTTAGTCTTATTTTTAAAAGCGCATTTGGCTTAGAGCAAGCTGTTGGTGGAGGAATTGGTGCAGCCATTATGAATGGGGTCAAACGTGGGTTGTTCTCAAATGAAGCAGGAATGGGGAGTGCGCCGAATGCTGCTGCCGTGGCAACGACTTCTCATCCAGTTAAACAAGGACTCATTCAATCATTAGGGGTGTTCATCGATACGATTCTCGTTTGTTCTGCAACTGCGTTTATTATCATCCTTGCTCCAGAGTATACAACGGGAGATACTTCAGGGATTGAATTGTTGCAAAGTTCATTAAGTTCACATATTGGCTCGTGGGCGAGTGTCTTTATAGCAGCAGCCATTTTCTTATTCGCCTTTAGTTCAATTATTGGAAGTTACTATTACGGAGAAACTAACATTGAATTCATTAAAGAAAGTAAGACGGCATTATTTATCTTTCGTGTTGCAACAATGGCGATGGTGTTAATTGGTTCTGTACTAAGTTTAGGCTTTGTATGGAGTTTAGCAGATTTATTTATGGCGGTCATGACGTTAATAAACTTAGTCGCTATTGCACTATTAGGTAAGGTTGCTTTCAATGTACTGAAAGACTATGAAAAACAACGTAAAGAAGGAAAAGATCCTGTCTTTGACCCAAGTCAATTAAACATAAGCAATGCAGAGGCTTGGGAAGAAGAAAAACCATCAAAACGAGCGGTAGTATAA
- a CDS encoding transposase, which yields MGNQGVNKKFNEDFKKTVVNLYHSGNSVSNLSSEYGVSEVTIYKWIKRFSPIDLEDGSTVTTDDLIQLKKQMRRLQEENEILKRLWPYSRKSK from the coding sequence ATGGGTAACCAAGGTGTTAATAAAAAATTCAATGAAGACTTCAAAAAAACGGTGGTTAATCTTTATCATTCTGGCAACTCAGTAAGCAATCTAAGTAGCGAATATGGCGTGTCTGAAGTAACGATTTATAAATGGATTAAACGATTCTCTCCAATCGATTTAGAAGATGGTTCGACCGTTACGACGGACGATTTAATCCAATTAAAAAAACAAATGCGCCGCCTTCAGGAGGAGAATGAAATATTAAAAAGGCTATGGCCATATTCGCGAAAAAGTAAGTAA